CACCTCTCCCTGCTTCCAGGCCCTGCTTGACCCACTGAGAAGGAGACAATAGGATCCCTGCTATGTCTGTGAAGCCATGCAAAGCACATTTCCACCTAGCCCCCTgcttctcctccccccaaaagcAGACACATGAAATGACAAGACAGCAAAAGGAAGGCCCAGCCTGCAGTCTGAGGTCATCAGTTCTCCCTGGCCTTTTTCTGCAGAGCATTCCTTTGGGATTGCTGTGGCTCCCTATCTCCCCCAGAGTAACTGTTGGCTACCTGCTCCCCAAATCTCTGTGACTGTGTATCAGACTCTCCTGGTCCCCCTCACTGGCTCCCCCTATTTCAGAGAAGCCCTCCTCTTTGAGGGAAGACCCTGGAACCCACTTTTTGGGCCCCCCAGTACCAGAGGACGGTGGTTCTGGAAAGGTTGGGGACTGACTGCTCCAAACCCCTTCATTTGGGGATGAGAAGTCGAGGCCCAAGAGAAGGGTCCCAGGGCAGAGGGTGAGGCCTCCCAGGGGCCTCGGGGCCCCTCCTCCTCGTGCCCTCCTCACCTTCTGGGGCAGCCTGAGGTCCCGAGGTGAGGTCAGAGGGGGAGCAAACTAGGGGGCGGGgccggggcggggcggggcagtCCGTCCTCGGCTGGGCCGGGAGGTTAAAGGCTGGGGCTCTCAGCCCCTTTCCACCGCCCCGGCTGTCGCTCCCTCCGACGCTCAGCTCCTCCCGCTCCGCCGGCTGCCGCCACCCAGCACGATGGCTTCGGTCGCCGCTTGGCTTCCCGCCGCCTctctgctgctcctgctgctccTGCTGCCCGGGGTGCCAGGGAAGAGCCTCCAAAACCTCGGAGCCGCCCAGCCGGTCTGCACCCAGGCCGTGTACAATTGGTGCTCCTCCTGGGAAGCCGCCAACACCTGCGAGGTACTGGGTCCGGGGCAGACCTGCCGGCTGCCTCCCGGCCGGGATGTGGGCCGGGAATGGAGGCCGAACCTGATTTCTTCCTCCCCGGAAGCCAGCCGGCCACCTGGCAGGGCACAGACAGGCGTCCCGAGGGGGGCCCGTGGGACAGCTCGTATTCCGCGCTCCTCCGGAGGGCCGGGGCCGGCCGGATCAGTCCGCCAGTGCCCGGGGCCAAAGAACCAGGGGCCCCGGGGGAACCGACGGGCGGGCAACTCCCGGAGGAACGAGTCCCGCCGGAGGGAGGGGCAGAAGCGCGGGACCTGGACCTAGAAGCCGGGAGGGCGaggcccttcccttccccctgccccagAACCTCGGGGACCCTGGCATGGGTGGAGTTTCAGGCTcagcctttccccctttcctgctTTTCCGGGCCACTCGGAGCACTTAGTTGAAGTTTGGCCTGGAGGGGAGCGGTGCCCAGGGGAGGTTCACCCGGAGTGGGAATTTCCTTCCTCCGGTGGGTCCCTGGACTCTACCTGCCTAGTGTCTCTAGAGGGCTCCTCGGAGAGCAGTGGAAGCCCGGGGCAGGGCTGGGGAGGCCAGGGCTGAGGGGAAGTCCAAGGTGCTGCTGGCTGAAGGGGCAGGACTGGCTCAGAACCCCCATGACAGAGCCCTGGTGACTAACCTTGGGCTGATGGGTACACAAGTAGGAAATGTGCCCCTCCTTCAAAGGGGAACTTAATCCGCCTAAAAGCCATGTCAGTCCATAAGTCCGAGAGGATCTTGGAACagatccagagctggaagaggcctttgggcatagatgGCTAGGCTGGCGGGGCTAGAAGTTCTGGGGCCTCGAATGCCTGGTCCCCCCTTCCTTTTGCACATTGGGGAGGCAGGCCAGACAATCAGGCAGCTGGCATCTCTTAAGCACCTAGCATGTGCCAAGCTTGAAGGCTGAAATACTAAAGGGGCATTGCCCCCCCCCAAGAGACATTAACCCTGTGAGGAGTGAGCTCCATGCAGGGGCTGGAACCTGCTGGCACACAAGCTAACCTGGCCTATAGGGAGGGGAGAGGTACATGGCTGTCTTCATGGGGAGAAGAAACCCTCTGGTGAGCAACCTCCCTCTGCCAGAAAGGGGGCCTTTTCTCTATAGCTTACACTCCCAGTACCGAGGCTAAGGGACTTCCCAAGGCCTGCTGAGCCAGGCCTCTTGAAGGAGGTGTCACTGGGCTGAACCTTCAAGGAAGTCAGGTGTTCTAAGACGGAACTTTGTAAGGAGGTAGAACTTTCCAAGCATCAGGAGCAGACTATGCAAAGacctggaggtgggagatgagGCATTATGTTCTAGGAATAGCAGTTGGCTGTGATCGGGAGTAATGTTTAATCAGTTGAGAAAGAAATCCTGCTGGGCTTTCTGTGCCAGAGGGGCTTGTATTTTCTCCTAAAGGCAAAGGAGGGCTGGTAAAACTTGGTGGATCCAGGGTCCCATGGTCAGAGCTGCCATTTTTGGAACCCCCTTTGGCAGGTGTGTGGAGGATTGAAGAGAGGGGAGGCTGGAGTCAGGGGTCCAAGTATGGAGGGGACTCAGCTGCTCTTGGCTGTCAAGGCCCTTTCATGCTGCCAGTTGGtggtggggagaaagaggaaagtagGGTGCAGTTTGGCCTCAGGAGCCTGGGCCACACCAACTGTTGTACTCTGTCCACCACTAATTTGCCCTGACCTGCCCAGTGGGTCCTAGTAAAATTATAGCCATAACTTAGAAACAGCTAGACATGTAGCCTAGGCATCACATGAGGCCCCCCCAACCCCTCTTTTCCTACCCCCCTTCTCCTGTATTTGGTAATAACTAACTGTTCTAGACAAACCCACTGAAGCAAATATTTCCCTGAGAAGCTGGGCTAGATGGTTATATATTTACCTCTGagttattatcctatagaaaactctgtttagagCCACTGAAGTGATCTAAATCCATTACCtctgcaaaaggcttacctaatcccttagcctacatCATTTTCTCCATAAGAATGTACCCCAAATCGTTAAACTCTGTCACTGATCAGCTTGAGACCTTCGTGTCTGTCTTATTCCGTTCCACGGCCCACAAATAAGTTGTTGAGCTGAACGCTACACCGCCCTTCCTGCAGGTGACAAAACGGTGTTCTGCTCGGTGGAGAAATACAAACTCCAGACCTGTCTCTGTAGAAGTCTACTATGAAACGCTGTGCCCCGGCTGCAGGGAGTTTGTGGTAATGGACCTCTTCCCGGTCTGGGTCTTGGTGGGTGATTCCGTCCTCAATGTCACCCTTGTGCCTTTTGGCAATGCCAAGGTGAGTGGTCCGGGGCAGGGCCTGGGGAGCGTCCCAGGGACTATTTGCTGCCTTCTTCATGTGTGCTGTTTTTATGTGTGTTGTAGGAGAGCTATGAGAATGGAACCTGGCAGTTTGATTGTCAACATGGGGAGCTTGAGTGTAAACTCAACACGGTTCAGGTAAAGCTTCTTCTGCCGCAAACCTCTCCTGGAGTTGTGTGGGACAGCGGACAGGCCATTTTACCTCTGGGCTCCATGTTGCTCCCTGGGCACTT
This sequence is a window from Monodelphis domestica isolate mMonDom1 chromosome 3, mMonDom1.pri, whole genome shotgun sequence. Protein-coding genes within it:
- the IFI30 gene encoding gamma-interferon-inducible lysosomal thiol reductase: MASVAAWLPAASLLLLLLLLPGVPGKSLQNLGAAQPVCTQAVYNWCSSWEAANTCEVTKRCSARWRNTNSRPVSVEVYYETLCPGCREFVVMDLFPVWVLVGDSVLNVTLVPFGNAKESYENGTWQFDCQHGELECKLNTVQACLLDIYKNDFSAAFPVINCMLSSSDIENSLEPCLKVYSPKTSVDEVMKCANGPQGNKLMHQNAQKTLNLSPPHKYTPWVLLEKKLLEDLDQLLKYVCQTYQGPLPAVCERNSFVFTE